In Theobroma cacao cultivar B97-61/B2 chromosome 7, Criollo_cocoa_genome_V2, whole genome shotgun sequence, the genomic window gaaataaaaaagatgatAATGATAGTTTCTATTGTGGTTGTTTTCATCCTATGCTGCATCTGTAGTCTGTAGATGCCTGAATCTTCAGGCTTAAGACCTGTTTAATGGTGGAACTCAGAAGAAAACTGCAAACAGCAGGATTCATATCTTCATGGAATTGGATTAAAACTCGAATTATGTTaaatttgaatgttaaaaGGTCTGAATTGCTAGTTTATGAAATCTTGAAAGTGTTGTTAGTATTTTATAGGTATGCATACAAGTGTAAAAGACTATGGTCTGTTgtcctttcttttcctcttctcTGCTTgatcaaaataaacattttagGTTGGCAATGTACCTCACTCATTCCTTTTCCATTCCTTTTTTAAGCAATCCAAACAAGAACTTTATCCTCTCCTTCCCCCCCTCTTCCTTTCCCTCCATTTCTTCTCCCTCCCTACCCTTTCCTGAACATGTAGTGTAAGAGAAAGAACCCTTTtgatgaaataatttttagcTAGGTATCAAATTAAAACTGTTAACATAAATAACATGGATAGGAAAAATTTACATGCATTTGGATTAGGACGAAAGAAAAAACAGTATATACTGATAGCACCTTGTCTATGTTTCTTTTATATGTAGCATTTGCTTGCTCAGTCACACTAAACCACAGCCCACAGATCCACACcaaacaattttatttttttcttcacttcAATTCTCAACTGCATCTCCATACGGTTGTCATCCATGGATACCTGGTGAAGGAAAACCGTATCACCAACTCTAGCATCTTTCTGGTGAATAAATGCACGCCAACGAACAGAAATAGCAGATGGGTTTGCTCTGGCATCTTTACGGCCAACAAATTCAAGAGAACCACTTTGCTCAATGAAGCATGGAAATTTCCAAGCTTGTCCAGCTTTATCAACTGCAtgcatataaaattttttcccTTCTCTGGAAAGGGTGTCCATGAAACTAGAAGGGATCAATAAACCTTTCTTTAAGTCCTCTGCTTCTAGTGTCTTTGAGAATGTTGCCATGCTGGTTCCAAGTATGAAAAGTTAATGAAGTTGTGCTGCTAGTCGATTCTGAAGTTGCTCCCTTTGCTCCTTGCGCAGATGTTATGGGAAAGAAAACTCACTAtaagagaaggaaaaatcaGAAATATTATTAACATGAAATTAGGGATTGTTGGAAGTAGATATATGtatcaaacaaagaaaagttcCTGGTACTATTCTTCCTTCTTTAATCACTCTTGACTATTAGCATCCTAATTACCAagccaaagaaaaggaaatgacagaaaaagaaaaatgggacACAGACAAAGAAGTCATATATGGTTAGATTCTAAAGAACATGGCAAAAGAGTAGATAGTGTACATCGCCTGGTCTAACTGATCTAGTACTTTTGTTCTCAAAAGATCTTGGTTAAATTTGTAAAAGAAGGAAAGCTCAAGAAAATAGAATCTTAGCAGTAGCTGATCTCTTTGAGAAACACTAATCCTGACCCAGTGTATTTAAAAGTGGGAAAGTCAATGCAAGTCATCCCAGAGGTTTCGTGGTCACTTCCCTTAAAGCTgctttaatataaaataaaaggaaatgtTGAATTGAAGGAAAAGGTGAGCAGGAGAGAGAATTCTGGTCTTTCttcaacaaaaaggaaaaaggaggAAGCTGCTAAGTAGATTCACAGGGTGTAATAATTTCAACTGCTACCCTGGAAATTTCATGTGTTGATGGCGACATTGTGGAGTTAATCTtatacttatgtttgataccttttgtcattttaaCCTTGGACTTGGAATTCAGGAGAAATACACTGCAGCAGGGGGTTGCTAACTAAAGTGCTCAAAACTTTGCACTGATTGTCTGCAAAATAAATTGATCTAGattcattttcttcaaaaccAAGCAATTTGGGGCCTCCTAGGGGCTAGGGCAGTTCTGGCAGCCCTTTCAATGTCAGTGTTCATGGGCTTCATCACCTGTCTTCTTAATGTACTAGTTCTAAGCCATCAGCATGAACAGTTTTGTGCACTTACTGGGGTTACTCCATCTATAAATCATGGCAGTGTCGCATGGCTACTTGGCTATGGTGTGTTTCTACCTTCTCTACTTGAAGCACaatgagaaaatttatttgaaaatcatCCAACCAAAGCAAGAATAATCTCTACTACTTTCATAAGTTTATACCATGTTTTGGATCTTAAAACTTGTCCAAAGAGAGTCCAGGACAATAAAAACCATTGCCAAATTTTAACACCAACTGAACATGCAAAAAGTTATTTGTAATCAGCATGAAAAGATACTAATGGACAGTGCGAAATCCAATCATCAAAGAGTCAAAGCTGAACATTTGCTAAAAGCTTGTTTTATTAGTTGCTCTCTCAGCAGGTTTAACCATTGATAGTTCAAACAACACCCTTCTTACAAATCAAATTGGTTTATTAGTTCATTCTTAAAGGCTCAATTAATAAGAAGAggatggaagaagaaaaagatagtAGGTGACAACAGATTATATACAGAGTCATGCTAGAGCTAGCTGTGCAGTAACATAAGCAAACTATTCATTCGCCTTTTACTTAGAAACGAAAGAAGAAAGTACAAGTGTTATGCCacattttttgtcaaaattgaTGGAACATTTGCCATGTCACATTCTTGGTCTTCATCCACAGCATGATGATTCATGAATTCTCTTTACTGCAGTCATCTCCAGGATGGTAGTGTAAAGATGTATTAATATGCATAAGTTGTTGTTTAACTCGGGCAAGATTGCACCTATTTTGCAGCAACATGTATTTCTGCTgaaaggaaacaaagaaaagatccttacatgaaattatgatgaaGCATTAGCAAATTATCTATCAAACGATAAAGATATCgagaacttaaaaattttctttcttccctgGCTAGGTACCAAAAGCTCAAAGTAAACTATTTATTTAAGTTCTTTACCATGTATGATAGCCCTCAGTCTGCATCTTTGACTTCTGCTTCAACATCAACAACCGCAGCTGAAGAATCCTTTCCTGCACAAACCATGCAAGATACTCAGAATTCATAAATTGGCGAACTTAGACTGAAATGCTTATCTTATCCTTAAATGGTAGATGTCCATTTATAACAACACCATTTGTGACAGTTAATACTAAATCCTctaaaaaataacaaagatTCTGAAACGCAAAAATGGCAGCAGGTGTTAAAGAGGGAACCTTTCTTGAATCCAGGAGAGAAGCCATTGAATGCTTGTTCTGCTTTTGAAGTTTGGTTGGAGAACTTTACAGGTTCCTTGACAAATTTGTCATCCACCACTGCAATGAACCCAAATTGTCAAAAACACATGAAAAGAATGTGGATCCTACTCAAAGTAACAAATGCAACAGAGAAAAGCTAGACAGCTTTAGCCAGATTATCCTTCCTGCCTACTCTATGGAGACATGTTCATGAGTCTATAAGCCAAAACGTAtcaataaacataaaatcttAACCACCATATCCAATTGAATAGTGGTGTATGAAAAGATTAGAGTGTCAAATGATTTTTGTAGATTGCCAGTTCTAACTTCAACTGAAATTGGTAAATCAAAGTTTCACCTGAAAATGGCTGACTGCAGTAAGGGCACAGCTGCAACTCATCATTTAGAAAAGACCTGCAACAAATCATCATTACTGTCCTTGTCAGATGAATTACAAAACAATCTCATAAACTTCCCATAAGTTAGCAAGGTCAGCTTAGAGCTGTTCGTTGCACTTACTTGAAAATCTGAAAATCATTTCCGCAGTTTGGGCACTGCAAAGAAATCAGATACTACAGTCACTAGTAAACAAATTTCCATATATTCCTTCACATTATAAAGAACACCAAGTAAAACAGAGCTGCTCTCAGAAAACAAAACAGGAAGATATTTGATACTTATGAGCACAGAAAGTGAGTGTCTAACCTAAACATCATAACAGCACATACATGCACAGACACTGCCTACAGCAGCACATGATGAGAACTTTGTTACTAGAACTCATTTACGAGGGAAAGTTATTCACAATGTGCTCTTGATCCTCCCTTAAATATTTCAAAGGGCCACCAGCTCCATTTGTTTTTTCGTTTTCCATTACCCAGTTTAATGAGGTTGCATTGTTTAGTACCAGTTTGTCATGATTCAGACCCTTGACGCACTATTTTCCATTAATTTTtggaagaaaaccaaaataagTGCATGGACGGAGGTTAATGGAAAACCTCATCAATCATTTCAAACCAATGTGTTCAGACCATCTCTCAATAACACACATTTATAGAATTTCATAAGCATGAATGAAAAGATTTGAACTGTTGCAGAAGCTACTGACCACATCAACTAAGATATGCAACTAGAAGACTTCAACCATTGATTTAGACAGACATGTTCTATTGCTTTAAGCTATAGAAAGTAGCCGTTCAAATATTAGTTGATCTTGCAACTTCTAAGGTGGAGGATGTAAAAAACCCACAGAAAGACAATTGAAGAAACCAGGGTGTTATAAACTGAACAGGGAACCAAAAGTTAAAGAAGCCTCACACTGCTTTGAACAATATCTCGGCCTGCCCACCAGAGGAAGGCTCCCAAACCTACAATAGGTATGAGAACTGCAAGGAGCTGAAAATGAAGATATCAGTCATTAGATGCAACTACAATTACTAATGTCAGTATCAACAATGCTATATTTAACtgatataaaaaagaaaaagcaataCTATATCCAAGATGGTTTCGCAAGACAAATGGTGATACTTTACATACCAGCTAATGCTACAAGTTTTAAGCACAACAGGAAAATCGGTATATAAGAACAACTTCTGACCTTAAATTGAGTAAAAATGCAAGGCAAAAGAAGATAACTATAGTTATCATATAACAAGTAAAAGAAATGCAGGCAATTTATCAAGCCCAACTATAAAGCACCCTGaaacaagtaaaatattaacaataaTTTGATCTTTGAATAGAAATGCCCAACCAGAGCATCCGAACATTGGGCAAACAAAACCAGGAAGAAGGGGAATTATGGTTCTGCTCATTACCCTAATTATATCTCCAACACTGCATACATATGATTCATGCcaagaaaacaataataagctaaatttcacatgcatacATATAATGAGACAGAGAGATTAATACCCAAATGGAGACAATAGCATCTAAAACCCAGCCAAGCTGACCAGTCATTGAAAGATAAGTCAACCCAATAGCCACAGCAATATTTCCCAGAAGCCTAGCAGTGTTACTATCAATTTtcccaccaccaccaccacctccaTTGCCACCACCACCATTAAACCCAAAACCTTGATTAAACCGCACCAAAACAACTCTTTCATTCCTCTTCCACCCTTCTTCTTTCACAAAAGTGCCATCTTTGCTCCTACCCACTTCCCCACAACTCCATCTTTGCCTCCTGAAAGCTCCCAACTTGAACCTTTTTTGCCGCAAAGAAGCAACTTTGGGTCCTTTTAGAGAGTAACAGCAAAAGGGTGTCCCAGAAAACTCTTCATTTGATAAACTGAAGGGTGAGAAGGTAAGGGACATTGGAAAAAGTGTTGTCATTGGCAAGTTTTAGGGAAGAACAGGTTTTGGATTGTGTACTGAGACTTTCATGGCTTAATAACACCAGCTAGATATTTCTTTCATTGGACGTTTTGGGCTAGTTTTCTAATTTCTGCTACTTTCCATTATCCTTTGGAAGTGTGCCACGTGTGCATTCTGTTGATATCCAGTTTGATGATATCTTAGACAGAACTTAGCTTCTGGCTGCTGTACTTTCATGACTTGAAACTTAGGAATAGAATCTAACGGaccaataattttttttaatctttttagcTGGAATTTTGACCAATAATTGTAATTCCAGTGCAATAGTAATTTTTGGCAGTACTCTACTGTAAAATCCTATACATCTTTTAGGTTAGTGGAATCACTGTCATTCACTGCCCTTTTAATAATTTGAAGTTAAACTTGCATAGTAGTATCTAGTTATCAAAAGATAACAGCCACCAGCAAAACATGAAACCATTCGCTGAGAGTTTTCTTGGCCGTGGGAGAGTGCTTTACTTCATCTTACCCTTGCAAAACCTTTTCTTCTTATTGCAAATAGTtctataattataatagtCATTAAAGTTATTACCAGCAGAAGCGGGGATAGCTCAGTTGGGAGAGCGTCAGACTGAAGATCTGAAGGTCGCGTGTTCGATCCACGCTCACCGcattattttctattcattCTTTTCTGTTCCTTTAAATAgtcttcttctttcattttattaaacattaattaaaataaatttattaacaaaacatttaatttattttttaaaacattgaacttaataaatgtattaaaattttttacattaattaaaataaatatattaaaaaaaattgaatttatttcttttcaaaacaatAGGCTTAATACATgtattgattaattaattaacaaaatattgaatttatttttttcaaaatattgaacTTATACATgtattgattaattattttaaaaagtattttttatttttgtgaaaatattgaacttaatgcatgtattgattaattatttagtcgataaattaataatttattaatttattcatcaattaataatttatatattaatcaaaacaaatttattaattaataaaaaattaattcaaaaaatattttttatttttttttcaaaacattgaacttaatacatgtattgattaattatttaatcgataaattaataatttattaatttatcaagatattattttttaaaaaaacattgaatttaatatatatatattatattgtgATTATATGAATATTATCTAATTACTAAATTAAGCATGTTCTAGCTTTTTAGTTCTCTAGCAACTCATGCAGGCCataattcctttcttttcctcctaTGTAATTGCCTTTCCATTCTCCTATGAGGCTTTCTTAGTTAACAATTTAACACTGCTCCAACGTTACCAAAATATGAAACTGTGAAAATTTGGCAAAATACAGCATGGTCTCATCCGTGTATGATAAGTCTAGTGTGGCGCAAAAACTAGAATATCAATGAATAATCTTGTCatggaaaaaattttcaataccATCTATCAAATTTTATCTTCACATCCAATGTTTTCCTGTAACTAAACATCCATGGACTTTCCTGTGATACATTTAAAGTTTGTCCAGCATCCATCTCCTGATGTAGCATCCAGAATTTTTCTCGGTTTCCCCTAGCACTTCGATTAGATATTCCGGCTGATAGTGAGCCATAAACCTATCCAGAAAAGGGAGATCAGTTTCTTCATGAGGCTATCGTGAAATCAGCTCAAAGGATAGCGGTTGTTACAAGTTTTagaaatgtttggaaatgcTTTCATAACTCCCATAGCAAGTCAATATGCTGTTGTAAATAAGAAACAAACACACACAGTAAGAtggtgaaaaatgaaaagattgtTGTTCATGTACCTCAAAAGGTCCAGATTGACCAAGCTTTGATTCCATGCTTAAGCAAATTCTGACAACAGCTGTGCTAATAATGCCGCAAATGTACAAACTCCAATGCCAAGTGTAGAAAAGCATATGCCCTTTGATGAATATCGATGAAACACTTCTGCTTCCGTATTGATCAAATTTAGATTTCATATCTGAGAGATTTCAGAACATCGCCCAGAACTAATCCCCATTGAGTCCAGTGGGTACCACCCTATATTAGACAATTCAAACAACATTATGATTTAGGATGCACATACAAACATATTATCTGAtaaatttccctttttcagTTGTGGTAACAATTATTTCAGACCAAGCATGGACATTGAAATCCTTGAAATACAAACCTGGCAATACACAGCAAATGGTTCTCTTAATGGTCCATCACAAGAGAGTTCACTTGTACTCCCATCAATGAAGGTTCCATCCGCAAAGATAACCTGATAAACGGTATGAGACATTCTCTAAAAGTGGTAAAAAGATAGCCAATTTTTATAGCTGGGATAATTTCAATTTCACGCAGTCCGCGGGCCTTTTAAATGTTATCCAGATTTACTGAACtcttaaatgataaattagAGGTTTGAAGACAGAAATAATCAAATTGACAAAATTGTATACCAAACTCTTGAAATTGAGTTATTCTATACGTGATCCACATGGATTCATGAGGTATTCAGATATGATATTTGCACCTTATAGTATCAGCAAACTCATACATTGATTTAGGGAATTGCAACCAAAAGATTTGTTCCAAATTCATGACAAGATAAaggtgaaaataaaatatgagcAGACCTCTGATGCATATCCTGGAGTTGTACCCGCAACTGGTTTAGTGAATGAACCTACTGGGGAGCTTCTTTGCACAGCTTCACAGAAAGCAAGGAGAAGTTCACGGCTTCCTAGCTGCACTGCCTGAAAACAAAAGCATTTCCACATTGCTTCACCGTTTTGTAGAAAACACTTGGcaagaagaaaatattgatGAACTGATTAGAATGATACTCTTATAACAGATCATCTCCTATCTCATTTCTTTGAATAATTAGCCAAACAAGGAACAGACAGATAGTAAACCTGTACTGTATCATGACGGGGGACACGAGGAAGTGGCTGCACCTTATACCCTTCAGAAGCCATAACTTCAGAAACCAGAAAGGTTCCCTGGAATTAAAGAAACATATGTGCTTCATTGCCACATGGTGGgggcaaaaaaagaaaggttgGGGGGCTAAGAACTTTCGGCATGTACCTTAATTGCCTCACCAACCATTTGTGGTGCCAGGAACAAACCCTGGAAAAAGGCTCGCATAATATCACCAGGGGCTGAGCCACAGTCAACCCCCAGGCCAGGTGCTGAGAGACGAGCTGCTGCAGCATCAACCCACTGTTTTCTCCCCGCAACATATCCACCACATGGTGCAATAGTTCCACCAGGATTCTTTATCAAACTTCCTGCAATCAAATCTGCACCCTGCCCCACCATTAATGAAACCATTTGACCTTCTCCAGAAAAAAAGGCAATGTGAAATATTCCACCTACCACCATTGGAGGTTCAATGCTTTCCACAAATTCACCATAGCAGTTATCCACCATGACCAAGCAGTTAGGGTTCTGCATCTGTTCATACAAATGAGATAGAACATTAACCGGGTGAAAATATTATGAGTACGAAACTACTAAGAAAAACAGACATGGTTATTTGCATTAGtaaaaaacaagaaagtaGTGTGTAAAGAAGTTTCAAGATAATATCCCATAACTCTTCTTTCTATACATTTTACTTCCTATTTACCCCTTTCAGACAGAAGTGAATAACGAATAAATACATTAATgaactaaaattaatattcCATGCAAAGCAATAACAACACAACTTAACAGTGATTCAAATGATCTGAATAttttaaataggaaaaatGTAAGTTGCAACTTTATTTTGTCCAGATTCCAGTTGTCACCACAAGAAACCAAGCTTTCAATGATCAAGCCAAGCAAAAACCATGGAATGCAGAGGACTACATATTCAAGCCTAGACCTTCAGAGATTTTATTGCTGCAATAAGGTCACTTCAATGACAAATTCAATAGAGtttccatcattttctctGAACATAAAAAGATTACCTTGATTATCTTTATTGCCCTCCCTATCTCATTTACACTTAAACTGCGACGCCATGAATAACCACATGACCTTTGTATGAGTGCACATTTCGTGTGAGGTCTCAAAGCACCTGCAAGTGCATCCCAGTCAAGTCCACCATCTTCAGCAAGCTGTAAGAACATCAATCTGAGAAAACATTCACAACCAGAAGCTGAAACTTATTCTGAATGGTTATTAGCAACATACAGGAAGTTCCCGATACATCACTCCAAAATCTTTCAGGGAGCCCAGTCCATGAGAATGCCTCTTTCCAATAACTTCCTCTAAGGTGTCATAAGGAGCACCAGCCACTGCCAAAAGCTGACAATAAAATTAATGCAGACCATATTCTGATTGGAAAAGCAGCTATTGAACATCATAAACTACCAAGATAATTAGCCAAGATAGCTTACCTCATCCCCTGGCCTTAGAAAAGCAAACAGTGCACAAGTGATAGCATGAGTACCTGAGAAGAACTGGTGGCAAAAGAGCCAAGAGGATTAACAAGAATTAGTGGCAACTATTAAGAACTCATAATATCCAAAGATACAATGGCAACATCTAACAGACCTGAGAACGCACTATTGCTGACTCAGCCCCTACAATTTCTGCAAATGCTTGGTCAAGTGCTTCTCGTCCCCCAGCTTCATCATGACCATAGCCAGTACACCCAGCAAAGTGCTGGTTACAAAATAAGCATAGCACCATGCCTCCAGCATTATTAACAGGTTAACTAAAGGGATGATTGCTTTTACAGATAAATATGCACATTAtaacatgccatgcatatacATGGATCTACACTGTATGCTCCCACTTGTGTGTGTGAGTGTGTGAGCAAAAGATGCCTTAAAGATATGTTTAATAACACATTTAAGCAAGATATGGTTTCTCAACTGCAGGGAACATGTATAAGAAACATGAAAGCCAGGGGAGGTATTCAGCCACTTTGAATAAAACGTGTGCTTACATGAGATCCAACCCGAGCATTTTGAAAAGCTTTGAGAACACGAGAGGAATTGCAAGCTACCAAATTGTCCACAGCTCTGAATTCCGAGTACAATGAATCCACAACTTTTGCAACCTGCAGTGCAGATAAATAAAGCAACTCTAGGTGTTAGCACTACCAATTTTACAGCGATCAAAACTTGAACTAGTGCTGACACATCAAAGTCCATGAATACTTCAGTGCTTATAGCAAATGAAAGGGAATTTACATCATTGTTGATATTTCCAATAAAGCTTTCAAAGCTTGATACAAAAGATAGGCTACCTCCCTAGCAATCAAAACTAGGAATTTGTGCTAACACTTCAATCTCTATGAATACTTGACCGTGTATCTTATTAGCAAGCAACAAGTTACAAGCTCTGTTTGATTGCCCAGTAAAAGCAGTTTAGTTCTCTACATTCCCATATTATCTCATAAACCGGACTCAGAATTCAAAAGATTCAACGTTGAATGCTCTTTACACTGTTTCTTGAATTAAGTCTTTCAGTTTAAAACTGAAAATAAAGTTCCTTAAAATTCCTTAACAGACAACCAAAAGGAACTAACTTGGTCCCATAATGGGCTTTTAAcaaaccaatttttttttactgtttCCTTAGGAAAACCAAAGCCTAACAAagtttcttcatttctcatAAATAAAGCAAAGAACTTTAACTGTTTACATATTTGCAACAATGGGTTCTTGTATTTTCACATATAAATGGTTCCCATGATCCAAAAGGGTGGCCTTCTACTGTGTTTTTTAACTGCTTCTtgttcattttcattttcagcaACTAAAATAAACATTTCGAGAAAGAAAGCAGAGTTTCTGGGAATACGAATACCTCTGGGACAAAGGGGTG contains:
- the LOC18593836 gene encoding uncharacterized protein LOC18593836, with the translated sequence MATFSKTLEAEDLKKVDKAGQAWKFPCFIEQSGSLEFVGRKDARANPSAISVRWRAFIHQKDARVGDTVFLHQVSMDDNRMEMQLRIEVKKKIKLFGVDLWAVV
- the LOC18593837 gene encoding uncharacterized protein LOC18593837 isoform X1; the protein is MTTLFPMSLTFSPFSLSNEEFSGTPFCCYSLKGPKVASLRQKRFKLGAFRRQRWSCGEVGRSKDGTFVKEEGWKRNERVVLVRFNQGFGFNGGGGNGGGGGGGKIDSNTARLLGNIAVAIGLTYLSMTGQLGWVLDAIVSIWLLAVLIPIVGLGAFLWWAGRDIVQSSCPNCGNDFQIFKSFLNDELQLCPYCSQPFSVVDDKFVKEPVKFSNQTSKAEQAFNGFSPGFKKGKDSSAAVVDVEAEVKDAD
- the LOC18593837 gene encoding uncharacterized protein LOC18593837 isoform X2, which encodes MTTLFPMSLTFSPFSLSNEEFSGTPFCCYSLKGPKVASLRQKRFKLGAFRRQRWSCGEVGRSKDGTFVKEEGWKRNERVVLVRFNQGFGFNGGGGNGGGGGGGKIDSNTARLLGNIAVAIGLTYLSMTGQLGWVLDAIVSIWLLAVLIPIVGLGAFLWWAGRDIVQSSIFKSFLNDELQLCPYCSQPFSVVDDKFVKEPVKFSNQTSKAEQAFNGFSPGFKKGKDSSAAVVDVEAEVKDAD
- the LOC18593838 gene encoding uncharacterized protein YnbB, which translates into the protein MLVLSCATPVYTTHSLKSSIPKSTAIRSSFNCDHPFVPEVAKVVDSLYSEFRAVDNLVACNSSRVLKAFQNARVGSHHFAGCTGYGHDEAGGREALDQAFAEIVGAESAIVRSQFFSGTHAITCALFAFLRPGDELLAVAGAPYDTLEEVIGKRHSHGLGSLKDFGVMYRELPLAEDGGLDWDALAGALRPHTKCALIQRSCGYSWRRSLSVNEIGRAIKIIKMQNPNCLVMVDNCYGEFVESIEPPMVGADLIAGSLIKNPGGTIAPCGGYVAGRKQWVDAAAARLSAPGLGVDCGSAPGDIMRAFFQGLFLAPQMVGEAIKGTFLVSEVMASEGYKVQPLPRVPRHDTVQAVQLGSRELLLAFCEAVQRSSPVGSFTKPVAGTTPGYASEVIFADGTFIDGSTSELSCDGPLREPFAVYCQGGTHWTQWGLVLGDVLKSLRYEI